A genomic window from Salvia hispanica cultivar TCC Black 2014 chromosome 5, UniMelb_Shisp_WGS_1.0, whole genome shotgun sequence includes:
- the LOC125191072 gene encoding casein kinase 1-like protein 2 encodes MEPRVGNKYRLGRKIGSGSFGEIYLGTNIQTNDEVAIKLENVKTKHPQLLYESKLYRILQGGTGIPNVRWFGVEGDYNVLVMDLLGPSLEDLFNFCSRKLSLKTVLMLADQMINRVEFVHSKSFLHRDIKPDNFLMGLGRRANQVYVIDFGLAKKYRDSSTHQHIPYRENKNLTGTARYASVNTHLGIEQSRRDDLESLGFVLMYFLRGSLPWQGLKAGTKKQKYEKISEKKVSTSFEALCRGYPTEFASYFHYCRSLRFEDKPDYAYLKRIFRDLFIREGFQFDYVFDWTILKYQQSQMAAPPSRPLGPGAGTSSALPPAIPSGERLPGGDEAGTLVGPSSGDPAGRRSGQIINSRISREKSPAANDTASKDAVLSNSTFFGRSSGTLRRGTVSGSRETFTLGNDSDPTRSRTPEASPATANKTSSGQRSFPQGGSSNAKHTSSGVNSSSIKNYDSTIKGIEGLHFDDEERFH; translated from the exons ATGGAGCCGCGAGTTGGAAATAAGTATCGATTAGGTCGGAAGATTGGCAGTGGATCTTTTGGAGAGATCTATCTTG GGACAAATATTCAGACTAACGATGAAGTTGCAATTAAGCTA GAAAATGTGAAGACAAAACATCCTCAATTGCTCTATGAGTCAAAGTTGTACAGAATTTTACAAGGCGGAA CTGGTATACCGAATGTAAGATGGTTTGGCGTAGAAGGAGACTACAATGTTCTGGTTATGGACCTGCTTGGGCCCAGTCTGGAagatcttttcaatttttgcagCAGGAAACTCTCTTTGAAGACAGTTCTCATGCTTGCTGATCAAATG ATTAATCGTGTTGAGTTTGTCCactcaaaatcatttttacatcGGGATATCAAGCCGGATAATTTCCTCATGGGTTTGGGACGGCGTGCCAATCAG GTCTACGTCATTGATTTTGGTTTGGCAAAGAAATATAGAGACAGTTCTACACATCAACATATTCCTTACAG GGAGAACAAAAACTTGACTGGGACTGCACGATATGCCAGTGTGAATACTCACCTTGGTATAG AACAAAGCAGGAGAGATGATTTGGAATCTCTTGGATTTGTGCTGATGTACTTCTTAAGAGGAAG TCTTCCTTGGCAGGGACTAAAGGCAGGAACTAAGAAACAgaaatatgagaaaataagtgagaaaaaGGTCTCAACCTCATTTGAG GCCTTGTGCAGGGGATATCCAACTGAGTTTGcatcatattttcattattgcCGTTCACTGCGCTTTGAAGACAAACCAGATTATGCTTATCTTAAGAGGATATTCCGTGACCTCTTCATTCGCGAAG GCTTCCAGTTTGACTATGTTTTTGATTGGACCATCTTAAAGTATCAGCAGTCTCAAATGGCTGCTCCTCCTTCACGGCCTCTT GGCCCAGGAGCTGGGACAAGCTCGGCTCTTCCCCCTGCAATCCCCAGTGGTGAACGGCTGCCTG GAGGTGATGAAGCAGGAACGCTGGTTGGCCCTTCTTCGGGAGATCCTGCAGGAAGAAGATCTGGGCAGATTATAAATTCTAGAATATCCAGAGAGAAGAGTCCAGCTGCAAATGATACAGCAAGCAAGGATGCTGTG CTGTCAAACTCCACCTTCTTCGGAAGGTCTAGCGGAACACTGAGACGCGGTACTGTTTCTGGAAGCCGCGAAACTTTTACTTTGGGAAATGATTCTGATCCTACTCGCTCTAGGACCCCTGAGGCTAGTCCAGCTACTGCAAACAAAACATCAAGTGGGCAAAGAAGCTTTCCGCAGGGTGGATCCTCCAATGCGAAGCATACTTCTTCTGGGGTGAACAGTTCTAGCATTAAGAATTATGACTCTACAATAAAGGGAATCGAAGGTTTGCATTTTGATGATGAGGAGAGGTTTCACTGA
- the LOC125191073 gene encoding uncharacterized protein LOC125191073: protein MLNTLGENGWRCGDVWQRRRRGCKIVSGVERWQVLEQVDKELSKGDERAALNLVRANPAALRCFGAARQIPQRLYTLDELRLNGIETASLLSPVDTTLTSIERSIQAAALLGGTAVWKLFDLTPQHIFFISLGLLFLWTLDAVSFNGGVSFLILDTLGHSFSQKYHSRVVQHEAGHFLIAYLLGILPKGYTLTSLEALKKEGSLNVQAGTAFVDLEFLEEVNTGKVSASTLNTFSCIALAGVATEYLLFGAAEGGLSDINTLDRLLGSLGFTQKKADAQVRWAVLNTILLLRRHERTRAVLAEAMAEGKSVGSCVDMIEKSIDIAEL, encoded by the exons ATGTTGAATACTTTGGGGGAAAATGGGTGGCGGTGTGGTGATGTTTGGCAGCGGAGACGGCGTGGCTGCAAAATAGTGAGTGGAGTAGAGAGGTGGCAAGTGCTCGAGCAAGTGGACAAGGAATTGAGCAAAGGCGATGAGAGGGCTGCTCTCAATCTCGTCAGGGCCAACCCCGCCGCTCTCCGCTGCTTCGGCGCCGCCCGTCAG ATTCCACAGAGGCTGTATACTCTAGATGAGCTGAGATTGAACGGGATAGAAACTGCATCTCTTCTATCCCCAGTCGACACCACGCTGACCTCAATTGAAAGGAGCATTCAAGCCGCTGCTCTTTTGGGGGGGACTGCAGTGTGGAAATTATTTGACCTCACCCCTCAGCACatctttttcatctctcttggATTGCTGTTCCTCTGGACTCTGGATGCG GTTTCTTTCAACGGCGGGGTCAGTTTCTTGATTCTGGATACGCTCGGCCATTCTttcagccaaaagtatcatagTAGGGTTGTTCAA CACGAGGCGGGCCATTTCTTGATTGCGTATCTGCTCGGGATCCTGCCAAAGGGCTACACTCTCACCAGCTTGGAAGCTCTCAAGAAGGAAGGATCCCTTAATGTTCAAGCAGGGACTGCTTTTGTAGACTTGGAATTTCTTGAGGAA GTGAACACCGGAAAAGTATCAGCCAGT ACACTCAACACATTCTCATGTATAGCGCTAGCTGGTGTGGCAACAGAGTATCTGCTGTTCGGTGCAGCAGAAGGCGGTCTCTCAGATATCAATAcg TTGGACAGACTACTTGGGAGCCTCGGATTCACTCAGAAGAAGGCCGATGCCCAAGTGAGATGGGCTGTTCTGAACACTATCTTGCTTCTCCGTCGCCATGAAAGAACTCGAGCAGTACTAGCAGAAGCCATGGCTGAGGGAAAATCTGTTGGCTCATGTGTTGACATGATTGAGAAATCCATAGATATTGCAGAGCTCTAA